One Deinococcus psychrotolerans genomic window, GTGGAACGGGTCAAGCTGCTGCGCTCCCTCAGAAGATCCCCACTGCCAAGCCGGCGATCCAGATTCCTAAACCCCCCGTGCTGGGCGGTGGCCCCAAAGATCGAGCGGCCCTGCTGACCAAACTGACGGCGGGCGAAGAAACCCAGTTCATCAGCAAACTGGCTTCCGCCGTTGCAGATGTGGCGGGAGGTGAGACGATGGGAAGACCCCTACTCGCAAATGTCGCGATGGGAACGACCCGAGCTTTGGCCGCTCCTCAGAAAGGCAAGAGCGACAAAATCAAAAACTACACCATGCCGGTCATTGCCGGAGACGAACTCAACAACCGCATCCGACTGGTGCTGGTCGCCGCACAGAAAACAGGCACTTTGCAGGCCACTTTGGACGCCTTTAAAACGCAGAACGGCAAATCCATTTATGCCGTGTTGGGCGAGCGCGTGCGCGATACCCAAGCCCGCGCCAAGATCCTGAATATTTTGCCGGTTCCGCTCGATCAGCAGCGCATCACCCGCGACACCTTTTTAGAAAATATCGCGGTGGGGATGAGTTACTCCAATGAATCGGCGGCCACCATGAATGACAAGGCCAAAGACGACGAGAGGCGCGGCGGCAAGCCCGGCGAAGTTTTAGCGGCTTTTGGCTACAAAGCCGGTGAATCGCTCAACGGCGCATGGGGCCTGCAAATGCGGATTTTTACGCCCGATCCCAAGAAAGCCAAAAGTCAGCCTATCGTGGTGGCTTTTCGCGGCACCGAGGGCATTTCATTTGATCCCAACGACGGAAGCGAGGGCGCAATTGATACGCTGATCGGCGACTTTGCCAAAAAGCAACCGGGCGTCAATCAATTTAAGGCCAATCAAGCTTGGATTGACCGAGTGATCAAGCAAGCTGCCGCCAGTGGACAAAAAATTACCTTTGTGGGTCACTCGCTGGGCGGCGCGTTGGCGCAGGAAGCCGCCGCACGGTATCCGCAACTCACCGCCGGAGTGGTTACGTTTCAGGCCGCCAATATCCCGCAGGAAGATGCCGATAAGGTTAAGGCTTACAACGCCGCACACCCCGAAAAGGCCATCAACGCCAGACATTACCGCGTCGAAGGCGACACGGTACCGATGTCCGGCGAAGCCAGTTTGCCCGGCAGCATCAACTATTTTGACCGAGTCAGCCGCCCACAAGGCAGTCAGGGGGCAATGACCAACATGCCCGCTTCGGAGGAATTCGCCAGAAAAAATCTCGATCCGTCAATGGGCGGGGTGAGTAAATTTGCAGCGAGCCAGTTGTCAACGAAA contains:
- a CDS encoding alpha/beta fold hydrolase encodes the protein MSVYEQEKRPSGALNVPDKNKALPLIKPKPPSQPQKSGTGQAAALPQKIPTAKPAIQIPKPPVLGGGPKDRAALLTKLTAGEETQFISKLASAVADVAGGETMGRPLLANVAMGTTRALAAPQKGKSDKIKNYTMPVIAGDELNNRIRLVLVAAQKTGTLQATLDAFKTQNGKSIYAVLGERVRDTQARAKILNILPVPLDQQRITRDTFLENIAVGMSYSNESAATMNDKAKDDERRGGKPGEVLAAFGYKAGESLNGAWGLQMRIFTPDPKKAKSQPIVVAFRGTEGISFDPNDGSEGAIDTLIGDFAKKQPGVNQFKANQAWIDRVIKQAAASGQKITFVGHSLGGALAQEAAARYPQLTAGVVTFQAANIPQEDADKVKAYNAAHPEKAINARHYRVEGDTVPMSGEASLPGSINYFDRVSRPQGSQGAMTNMPASEEFARKNLDPSMGGVSKFAASQLSTKFPLFTMGAATKGHVIPILSTYMHGLSPQQTGPIDPKRQVLLQYGIQDENTLSHPLLKNGKPMLDKGGKPLMMPTEDVGAIFAGNYNTQPEGPTQNENPSSVAASLGSTDLHPRDKYPAWVNGLIESVNTKRDQTDPRIKAEAARARVMPEVAALQNGGAAAKTFEKNIAFNTAMHHLFKLAESAKTLIDFEAQARDLLKKDKLDMLQEDVNLAEQMNLDKSPRANAEKALKDLAGITPVRVSAVEFAVYGIPGVGTRLGDKAAEINTFIRQFSNEPTLDQYEREDGEGYEVQLDRRTLDQLDERRVKDVWGMFHPGDKK